One window of the Capnocytophaga haemolytica genome contains the following:
- the wecB gene encoding non-hydrolyzing UDP-N-acetylglucosamine 2-epimerase: MKKLLFIFGTRPEAIKMAPLVRYFQEDNTNFQVKVCVTAQHRQMLDQVLNFFQIFPDYDLNLMKPNQSLNALTAAIVTDLKPILDNFKPDFVFVHGDTTTSFAAALAAFYAETKVCHIEAGLRTYNKYAPFPEEINRQLTARLADFHFAPTQQSKENLLKENLIETNILVTGNTVIDALLYSKDKVENFVDEEITQLKQLVQKDKKLILVTGHRRENHGDGFVRICKALKHIAQNNPQAQIIYPVHLNPNVQKPVYDLLSDEPNINLISPLGYPAFVWLMKHSYIIITDSGGIQEEAPSLGKPVLVLRDTTERPEAVNAGTVLLVGTNTEKIIEECQKLLNDGALYQRMSVLHNPYGDGKACERIFQFIKNV; encoded by the coding sequence ATGAAAAAACTACTATTTATTTTTGGTACTCGCCCTGAAGCTATTAAGATGGCTCCATTGGTAAGATATTTTCAAGAAGATAATACTAATTTTCAGGTGAAAGTATGTGTTACAGCTCAGCATCGGCAAATGCTTGACCAAGTATTGAATTTCTTTCAGATATTTCCTGATTATGATTTAAACCTAATGAAACCTAATCAGAGCCTTAATGCCCTTACTGCGGCTATTGTTACAGATCTCAAACCTATCTTAGATAATTTCAAGCCTGATTTTGTTTTTGTACACGGAGATACTACAACTTCTTTTGCTGCAGCCTTAGCAGCTTTTTATGCAGAAACAAAAGTCTGCCATATTGAGGCAGGACTTAGAACGTATAATAAATATGCACCGTTCCCTGAGGAAATCAATAGACAACTAACCGCACGTCTTGCTGATTTTCACTTTGCCCCTACACAGCAATCCAAAGAAAACCTTCTAAAAGAAAATCTAATAGAGACAAATATACTTGTGACAGGAAATACCGTGATTGATGCACTCTTATACAGTAAAGATAAAGTAGAAAACTTTGTAGATGAAGAAATAACTCAGCTAAAACAGCTTGTACAAAAAGATAAAAAACTTATTTTAGTAACAGGGCACCGCCGTGAGAATCATGGAGATGGGTTTGTAAGAATATGTAAGGCTCTCAAGCATATTGCTCAGAACAATCCTCAGGCACAAATTATTTATCCTGTGCATTTGAATCCTAATGTACAAAAACCTGTCTATGATTTGCTCTCTGATGAACCTAATATTAACCTTATATCTCCTCTTGGTTACCCAGCTTTTGTATGGTTGATGAAACATTCCTATATAATTATCACTGATAGTGGAGGTATACAAGAAGAAGCTCCAAGTCTTGGTAAGCCTGTTCTTGTGCTCCGTGATACTACTGAACGCCCTGAGGCTGTTAATGCTGGTACAGTACTTTTAGTGGGCACAAACACCGAAAAGATCATAGAAGAATGTCAAAAATTGCTAAATGATGGTGCTTTATACCAGAGAATGAGTGTACTCCATAATCCTTATGGTGATGGAAAGGCTTGTGAGAGAATTTTTCAGTTTATTAAAAATGTATAA
- a CDS encoding glycosyltransferase family 2 protein, whose translation MKVGAVIVLYNPCKDLFKDVLLHTINQFDSVFIVDNSPMPYDDLDQYENITYHFIGENKGIATAQNIGIKYFEEKNYDFITFLDQDSIPSDDLIEKLLSAYTVLNNQKIKIGAIGARPYNRNSNKPYPNTSSRNVAITNNITEVTEIISSSSLIPVANFKVVGKMEDDLFIDGVDHEWCWRATKIAKYRFFIAEDVLLSHQLGEGDKFLLYRNVAISTPFRTYYQFRNYFRFLPRKYVPLYWKIVNGVKYLIKYFYFPLMVSPRWEYFKSINKGIFDAIFRR comes from the coding sequence ATGAAAGTAGGAGCTGTCATAGTGTTGTATAACCCCTGTAAGGACTTATTTAAGGACGTTTTATTGCATACAATAAATCAGTTTGATTCTGTATTTATTGTAGATAATTCTCCAATGCCCTATGATGATCTTGACCAATATGAAAATATAACATATCATTTTATAGGAGAGAATAAAGGAATTGCAACAGCTCAAAACATTGGCATTAAATATTTTGAGGAAAAAAACTATGATTTTATAACCTTTCTAGATCAAGATAGTATACCATCAGATGATTTAATAGAAAAACTACTATCAGCATATACAGTTCTAAACAATCAAAAAATTAAAATTGGAGCCATCGGAGCAAGACCTTATAATCGAAACTCAAATAAGCCATATCCTAACACCTCATCAAGAAATGTTGCAATAACAAACAATATAACAGAGGTTACTGAAATTATTAGTTCGTCATCTTTAATTCCAGTAGCTAATTTTAAAGTAGTAGGAAAGATGGAAGATGACTTATTTATTGATGGCGTTGACCACGAATGGTGTTGGCGTGCTACCAAGATTGCAAAATATCGTTTTTTTATCGCAGAAGATGTATTACTCAGCCATCAATTAGGAGAAGGAGATAAGTTTTTGCTCTATAGAAATGTTGCAATTTCTACACCATTTAGAACCTATTATCAATTTAGAAATTATTTTAGGTTTCTACCAAGAAAATATGTGCCTCTTTACTGGAAAATTGTGAATGGAGTAAAATATCTTATTAAATATTTTTATTTTCCATTGATGGTATCGCCACGATGGGAGTATTTTAAAAGTATTAATAAAGGTATATTTGATGCTATCTTTAGAAGATAA
- a CDS encoding EpsG family protein has product MKLIVKKQYLIFFITSLLLALIVGNRGATRDTPNYYTVFTLIDEFDLTDIPKFYIISGMEIGFGWFAYIVSFFTDSVAVFFTLFSFINFYFIYKISQKIKINYSFVFFIYISSSYFLIQQFMQMRQGMATAIQLYAFTIWLIDKKKLSFILLSLIAFSLHQVALALFLIGGFLYLIQKRIEKYSLYKFKQVVLILLFIFILIAKFLLIPILLNVSARVADYSESGEDGAALSLFRLPNIKAFLTFLLIFMAMNEKLYKNRIFTLFFLFFTVGLAFRIGFSEFSILSGRFAIAFSYSEIFILPFVFQRFGKREFYILMILFVIIQAIVTYIFQAPYVFDDYFKPLYIT; this is encoded by the coding sequence ATGAAATTAATTGTTAAAAAGCAATATTTAATATTTTTCATCACTTCTTTATTGCTGGCTCTTATAGTTGGGAATAGAGGAGCCACGCGTGATACGCCTAATTATTACACTGTTTTTACACTTATAGACGAGTTCGATTTAACCGATATTCCTAAATTTTATATTATCTCAGGAATGGAAATAGGGTTCGGATGGTTTGCCTATATAGTGAGTTTTTTCACTGATTCAGTAGCTGTTTTCTTTACGCTATTTTCCTTTATTAATTTTTATTTTATTTATAAAATATCTCAGAAAATAAAAATTAATTACTCATTTGTATTTTTTATCTATATTTCATCAAGTTATTTTTTGATACAACAATTTATGCAGATGAGGCAAGGAATGGCTACCGCAATACAACTTTATGCCTTTACAATTTGGCTTATTGATAAGAAAAAACTGAGCTTTATATTACTGAGTTTAATTGCCTTTTCTCTTCATCAAGTTGCTTTAGCCCTTTTTCTTATAGGAGGATTTTTATATCTAATTCAGAAAAGGATTGAAAAGTATTCATTATATAAATTTAAACAAGTAGTACTAATACTACTGTTTATATTTATACTTATAGCCAAGTTTTTATTAATACCAATACTTTTGAATGTATCTGCTCGCGTTGCAGACTATTCAGAATCAGGAGAAGATGGAGCTGCATTAAGTCTATTCAGATTACCCAATATAAAAGCATTCCTTACCTTTTTGCTTATATTTATGGCAATGAATGAGAAGCTTTATAAGAATCGTATATTTACTTTATTCTTCCTGTTTTTCACAGTAGGATTAGCTTTCCGTATTGGTTTTTCTGAATTTAGTATATTAAGTGGGCGTTTTGCAATCGCATTTTCGTACTCTGAGATATTTATATTGCCATTCGTCTTTCAACGATTCGGAAAAAGAGAATTTTATATATTAATGATACTTTTTGTTATAATACAAGCAATTGTAACTTATATCTTTCAAGCCCCTTATGTGTTTGACGACTATTTTAAACCTTTATATATAACCTAA
- a CDS encoding glycosyltransferase: MKFSVLISVYHKENAQYLAEALESITERQTLLPDEIVLVKDGALTPAIDEVISNYIEKYPQIFKIVALPENLGLGKALNEGLKYASNEWIFRMDSDDIAFPERFEQQSQFIAQNPSVVLFSSHIAEFSDSVEHILSYRKVPIGDKHIKRYALKRSPFNHMTVAFKKSVIQAVGGYRHHLYLEDYNLWLRVIAAGYEVGNLDSVLLYARAGNTMIGRRRGSIYVQSEWQLYLLKQQLKLQNPISGFFVFLLRAVPRMLPTKLLEFIYKFLRN, translated from the coding sequence ATGAAATTCTCAGTACTTATTTCCGTATATCACAAAGAGAACGCACAATACCTCGCTGAGGCCCTTGAAAGCATCACCGAAAGGCAAACCCTCCTTCCAGACGAAATTGTTTTGGTAAAAGATGGGGCACTCACCCCTGCCATAGACGAAGTTATCAGCAATTACATCGAGAAATACCCACAAATCTTCAAAATAGTAGCCCTACCCGAGAACCTCGGATTAGGTAAAGCCCTCAACGAAGGCTTAAAATACGCCAGCAACGAGTGGATCTTCCGTATGGATAGCGACGACATCGCCTTTCCCGAGCGATTTGAACAGCAATCCCAATTCATCGCCCAAAACCCCTCCGTAGTGCTCTTTAGTAGCCATATAGCAGAGTTCTCCGATAGCGTAGAACACATTCTAAGCTACAGAAAAGTACCCATTGGCGATAAACATATCAAACGCTATGCATTAAAACGCAGCCCGTTTAATCATATGACCGTAGCCTTCAAAAAAAGTGTTATTCAAGCCGTCGGGGGCTATCGTCATCACCTCTATTTAGAAGATTACAACCTGTGGCTACGCGTAATTGCCGCAGGCTATGAGGTAGGCAACCTCGACAGTGTATTACTCTATGCGCGCGCAGGAAACACAATGATAGGTCGCCGTCGTGGTAGTATATACGTGCAAAGCGAATGGCAACTTTATCTTCTAAAACAACAACTCAAATTACAAAATCCCATCAGCGGTTTCTTCGTATTTTTATTGCGTGCAGTACCCCGTATGCTCCCTACAAAACTATTAGAATTTATTTATAAGTTTTTAAGAAATTGA
- the gmd gene encoding GDP-mannose 4,6-dehydratase, which produces MKKKTALITGITGQDGAYLAEYLLKKGYEVHGMKRRSSLFNTDRIDHLYQDPHLENRNFILHYGDLTDSMNITRLIQEVQPDEIYNLAAMSHVHVSFQTPEYVGNADGLGTLRILEAVRLLGLTEKTRIYQASTSELYGLVQEVPQSEKTPFYPRSPYAVAKLYAYWITVNYREAYNMHASNGILFNHESPVRGETFVTRKITRALSRIALGMQEKVFMGNLSSQRDWGHAKDYIKAMYLILQQEKPSDYVIATGITTAIRDFILLAAREIGLSIEFRGQGVDEKGYITAVDTAIFSEKVGEKYLPSIQEKIKRGEEVVCVDPQYFRPTEVDLLIGDPTKSQTVLGWKPEYTLQTLVEDMMRSDIKLFKRDAYLKEGGFTVMNYFE; this is translated from the coding sequence ATGAAAAAAAAGACAGCATTAATCACAGGAATCACAGGGCAAGATGGTGCTTATCTTGCAGAGTATCTTTTGAAGAAAGGTTATGAAGTTCACGGTATGAAACGCCGCTCTTCACTCTTCAACACCGATCGTATCGATCACTTATACCAAGATCCACATCTTGAGAACCGCAATTTCATCCTGCATTACGGCGATCTTACCGATAGTATGAATATCACACGCCTTATACAGGAAGTGCAACCCGACGAAATCTATAATCTCGCTGCTATGAGCCACGTTCACGTCAGCTTTCAAACTCCTGAATATGTTGGCAACGCTGATGGGCTCGGAACATTGCGTATTTTAGAGGCAGTACGCCTTTTGGGGCTTACCGAGAAGACAAGAATTTATCAAGCATCCACCTCCGAGCTCTATGGCTTGGTGCAAGAAGTCCCACAAAGCGAGAAAACACCCTTCTACCCCCGTTCACCCTATGCAGTAGCCAAGCTTTACGCCTATTGGATCACGGTTAACTATCGTGAAGCCTATAATATGCACGCATCTAACGGTATATTATTTAATCACGAATCACCTGTGCGCGGGGAGACCTTCGTAACTCGTAAAATCACTCGTGCACTGAGCCGTATCGCCCTCGGTATGCAAGAAAAGGTATTTATGGGCAACCTTAGCTCTCAACGCGATTGGGGACACGCAAAAGACTATATCAAGGCGATGTATCTCATCCTACAACAGGAAAAACCAAGCGATTATGTCATCGCCACAGGCATTACCACCGCCATCCGCGATTTCATCTTGCTTGCAGCTCGTGAAATAGGCCTCTCCATCGAGTTCAGAGGACAAGGAGTCGATGAAAAAGGCTATATCACCGCCGTGGATACCGCTATTTTTAGTGAGAAAGTAGGAGAGAAGTACCTACCTTCCATTCAGGAGAAAATAAAGCGAGGAGAGGAAGTCGTTTGCGTTGATCCACAGTATTTCCGTCCCACTGAGGTAGATCTTCTCATCGGCGATCCTACAAAATCGCAAACCGTACTCGGCTGGAAGCCAGAATACACCTTGCAAACCCTTGTTGAGGATATGATGCGCTCCGACATCAAGCTCTTCAAGCGTGATGCTTACCTCAAAGAAGGTGGATTTACCGTAATGAACTATTTTGAATAA
- a CDS encoding GDP-L-fucose synthase family protein produces the protein MNKQDKIYVAGHRGLVGSAIAKNLRSKGYTNIIERTHAALDLTDSAQVRSFFEEERPQYVFLAAAKVGGIMANSTYRANFIYENLMIQNNVIHNAYAFDVKKLLFLGSTCIYPKEAPQPMSENALLTSPLEYTNEPYALAKIAGIKMCESYNLQYGTNYISVMPTNLYGPNDNFDLEKSHVLPAMIRKMHLAKALNEQNIAILRSDIAKLPIKNLTSSSAFEDFESVLASFGIYRDKLVLWGTGTPLREFLWSEDMADACVFLMENIDFKDLLPQNTSEIRNTHINIGTGKDLSIQSLAELIKDTVGYKGEIHFDTTKPDGTMKKLTDPSKLHQLGWKHSVEIEEGVKMMYEEYLK, from the coding sequence ATGAACAAACAAGACAAGATATATGTAGCAGGACATCGCGGGCTCGTAGGTTCTGCCATCGCAAAAAATCTCCGAAGCAAGGGATATACCAATATTATTGAGCGTACACACGCCGCGTTAGACCTTACCGATAGCGCGCAAGTAAGATCCTTCTTCGAAGAGGAGCGTCCGCAATATGTATTCCTCGCAGCGGCAAAAGTTGGGGGTATTATGGCTAATAGCACCTATCGTGCGAACTTCATTTACGAGAATTTGATGATACAAAACAATGTAATCCACAACGCTTACGCTTTCGACGTTAAGAAATTGCTATTTTTGGGCAGCACTTGCATTTATCCTAAAGAAGCACCTCAGCCGATGAGCGAAAACGCCCTGCTTACCTCGCCTTTAGAGTATACCAACGAGCCCTATGCCCTTGCAAAGATTGCAGGCATCAAGATGTGCGAGAGCTACAACCTACAATACGGCACAAACTACATCAGCGTGATGCCCACCAACCTATACGGCCCTAATGACAACTTTGATCTCGAAAAATCGCACGTGTTGCCTGCAATGATACGCAAAATGCATCTTGCAAAAGCCCTTAATGAGCAGAATATAGCCATTTTAAGATCCGATATAGCCAAATTACCTATAAAAAACCTAACATCGTCAAGCGCTTTTGAAGATTTTGAAAGCGTATTAGCCTCTTTTGGCATCTATCGCGATAAATTAGTGTTATGGGGCACAGGCACCCCCTTAAGAGAGTTTTTATGGAGTGAAGATATGGCAGATGCCTGCGTATTCTTAATGGAAAATATAGATTTTAAGGATTTGCTCCCTCAAAACACCTCAGAAATACGCAATACACATATAAATATAGGTACAGGCAAGGATTTAAGCATCCAATCACTCGCTGAGCTTATCAAGGACACCGTTGGCTACAAAGGAGAAATTCATTTTGACACTACCAAACCCGATGGTACGATGAAGAAACTCACCGATCCATCAAAATTACACCAATTAGGATGGAAACATAGCGTAGAAATCGAAGAAGGCGTAAAGATGATGTATGAAGAATACCTTAAATAA
- a CDS encoding DUF6261 family protein, with product MRTYVLKSLNVNKLSNIEIGQFVTRLFEDLAKVTIDLETDPALKKLFDDLKAQNVVYDTALKQVYAAEESKAIAKLGKVRENDFQILKDSIRLHRYAKVEAEKKSYEDLKLLLDSNKKEKKETYEEFTKRVKLLIESLKSSKYADDVKTLGIKKYVDELEKSNDEFNELFGSRSIVNLQKGKLNTRKERKDLNAKYQKLVNYVVAINEVTPSDNLKTIIGVVNNIRKYYADIVARKADMPRGKAKKISDNTNKNND from the coding sequence ATGAGAACCTATGTGTTAAAAAGTTTGAATGTTAATAAACTTTCAAACATCGAAATCGGACAGTTTGTTACCCGTCTTTTTGAAGATTTAGCCAAAGTAACTATTGATTTAGAGACAGATCCAGCCCTAAAGAAATTGTTTGATGACTTAAAAGCGCAAAATGTAGTATACGACACGGCGTTAAAGCAAGTTTACGCTGCTGAAGAATCAAAAGCGATTGCGAAATTAGGTAAAGTGCGCGAAAATGACTTTCAGATATTGAAGGATAGTATTCGTTTGCACCGTTATGCCAAGGTAGAAGCCGAAAAAAAATCGTATGAAGACCTGAAACTCCTCTTGGATAGCAATAAAAAAGAGAAAAAAGAAACTTATGAGGAGTTTACCAAGCGAGTAAAGCTCTTGATCGAGTCGCTTAAGTCGTCAAAATACGCCGATGATGTTAAAACATTAGGCATCAAAAAGTATGTTGACGAACTTGAAAAATCTAACGACGAGTTTAACGAGCTATTCGGCAGTAGATCGATTGTGAACCTTCAAAAAGGGAAGCTCAACACCCGAAAAGAACGCAAAGACCTCAATGCCAAATATCAAAAATTGGTAAACTATGTGGTAGCTATCAACGAAGTAACTCCATCGGACAATTTGAAGACCATCATCGGCGTGGTGAACAACATTCGCAAATATTATGCGGATATTGTAGCCCGTAAAGCCGATATGCCACGCGGAAAAGCAAAAAAAATATCGGATAATACCAATAAAAACAACGATTAA
- a CDS encoding RHS repeat protein — MKSILITFLLLGISMASWAQDDVFQYRLKDFSIVGKVKTVWELEYTVSANKKGDLKKEKLLSKSVYTFSENGFATKGVNYNVKTGKKDFEMDYVYQGGKRPTSVVVSSGIRMVPTYDEKGFLKELQVSEAHRNLPYKFVFEDDANGNPIRTDIFVGKMLSNYIEGKFDANGNIIEKKTYNSGKKLIDTTLYTYDEHHNLIKEEFSTEKESDHKVFLYEYTYEYRNNWVKRIKYIPNDDDNKKPVSVIERNLEYFQ, encoded by the coding sequence ATGAAATCAATACTTATAACATTTCTTCTGTTGGGGATAAGTATGGCTTCTTGGGCTCAGGACGATGTGTTTCAATATCGATTAAAGGATTTTTCCATCGTAGGAAAAGTAAAAACCGTTTGGGAATTGGAGTATACTGTTTCCGCGAACAAAAAAGGCGACCTAAAGAAGGAAAAATTGCTTTCAAAAAGTGTGTATACCTTTAGCGAAAACGGATTTGCAACCAAAGGCGTTAATTACAACGTTAAAACGGGCAAAAAAGACTTTGAGATGGACTATGTTTACCAAGGAGGAAAGCGTCCTACATCGGTGGTTGTCAGTAGTGGGATTCGGATGGTGCCTACTTATGACGAGAAAGGATTCTTGAAGGAGCTGCAAGTAAGTGAGGCACATCGCAACCTTCCTTATAAGTTCGTTTTTGAGGATGATGCCAATGGGAACCCTATTCGTACGGATATATTCGTTGGTAAAATGCTTTCTAACTACATCGAAGGTAAATTCGACGCTAATGGAAACATTATAGAGAAGAAAACTTACAATTCAGGGAAAAAATTGATCGATACAACGCTTTACACCTACGATGAGCACCATAATCTTATAAAAGAAGAGTTTTCTACTGAAAAAGAGAGCGATCATAAAGTATTTTTGTACGAATATACCTACGAATATCGAAATAATTGGGTAAAACGCATCAAATATATCCCCAATGATGACGATAATAAAAAGCCTGTAAGCGTCATCGAACGCAATTTGGAGTATTTTCAATAG
- a CDS encoding DEAD/DEAH box helicase: MNLFTELGLSTPIIKAVEDMGFETPSEIQQKAIPILLENNTDMVALAQTGTGKTAAFGFPLLQKIDPARRTTQALILSPTRELCLQITTELHHYAKYLPEIKVVAVYGGASIDEQARALRKGAQIIVATPGRMQDMLRRNLADLSEIDFCVLDEADEMLNMGFYEDINAILSHTPEEKYTWLFSATMPNEVAKIAKKFMRKPIEITVGNRNEAAKTVRHEYYLVNGRHRYEALKRLADANPDIFSVVFCRTKRDTQAVAEKLIEDGYNAAALHGDLSQNQRDLVMKSFRGKQIQMLVATDVAARGIDVDDITHVIHYQLPDEIETYTHRSGRTGRAGKSGVSMVILPKSELKKIKTIEKIIGQKFEQQPLPDGMEICEIQLYHLANNVKNIEVDPAIDDYLPAINKVLQDVDREELIKKIFAVEFNRFFSYYKNAKSLNLTDEKGDTDRDSNNDEVRFFINIGEKDGYDWRTLKDFLRATLNMGKDDIFKVDVKNTFSFFNVDASEAQEVMETFADFKMDGRFINVEVSQKASGRDRGRKKGRNRDEATRFSKKKETSSKKGKKKDSRSRKTAEAFENAFKKKKKRK; encoded by the coding sequence ATGAATTTATTTACCGAATTAGGGCTCTCAACGCCTATTATCAAAGCCGTAGAAGATATGGGCTTTGAAACACCCTCCGAAATCCAACAAAAAGCAATCCCTATTTTACTGGAAAACAACACAGATATGGTAGCACTTGCCCAAACGGGTACAGGAAAAACAGCTGCTTTTGGGTTTCCACTCTTGCAAAAGATCGATCCAGCGCGTCGCACTACGCAGGCGCTCATCCTCTCCCCTACTCGCGAGCTGTGTTTGCAAATTACCACCGAATTGCACCATTATGCTAAGTATCTTCCTGAAATAAAGGTCGTAGCGGTTTACGGTGGGGCAAGCATCGATGAACAAGCCCGTGCTTTGCGCAAAGGAGCCCAGATCATTGTTGCAACACCGGGCAGAATGCAGGATATGCTCCGAAGAAACCTTGCTGACCTCTCAGAAATAGACTTCTGTGTGCTTGATGAAGCCGATGAAATGCTTAATATGGGCTTCTACGAGGACATCAACGCTATATTATCGCATACTCCTGAGGAAAAATACACGTGGTTATTCTCCGCAACGATGCCCAACGAGGTGGCAAAGATTGCTAAAAAGTTTATGCGCAAGCCTATAGAGATCACCGTCGGAAATCGCAATGAAGCCGCTAAGACCGTGCGCCACGAATACTATTTGGTCAATGGAAGACACCGTTATGAGGCACTGAAAAGGCTTGCCGATGCTAATCCCGACATCTTTTCGGTAGTGTTCTGCCGTACCAAACGCGATACACAGGCAGTTGCCGAGAAATTAATCGAAGATGGCTATAATGCAGCCGCTCTCCACGGCGATTTAAGCCAAAACCAACGTGATTTAGTGATGAAATCCTTCCGAGGAAAGCAAATACAAATGCTTGTAGCCACCGATGTAGCCGCAAGAGGCATTGATGTGGATGATATTACGCACGTGATACACTATCAATTGCCTGATGAAATAGAAACTTACACCCATCGTAGCGGAAGAACGGGTCGCGCGGGAAAATCGGGCGTTTCGATGGTCATTCTCCCAAAAAGTGAACTAAAAAAGATAAAAACCATTGAGAAAATCATCGGTCAGAAGTTTGAACAGCAACCTTTACCCGATGGGATGGAGATCTGCGAAATACAACTCTACCATCTGGCTAATAACGTGAAAAACATCGAAGTAGACCCCGCTATCGACGACTACCTGCCCGCGATCAACAAAGTTCTACAGGACGTTGACCGTGAGGAATTGATAAAAAAGATATTCGCCGTGGAGTTCAATCGCTTCTTCAGCTATTACAAGAATGCCAAAAGCCTGAACCTCACCGACGAAAAGGGTGATACAGACAGAGATAGCAACAACGATGAGGTGCGATTCTTTATCAATATTGGTGAAAAGGATGGCTACGACTGGCGCACGCTGAAAGACTTTTTAAGAGCCACCCTTAATATGGGTAAGGACGATATCTTTAAGGTAGATGTGAAAAACACCTTCTCATTCTTCAATGTTGATGCATCGGAAGCTCAGGAAGTGATGGAAACCTTCGCTGATTTTAAGATGGACGGTCGTTTTATCAACGTGGAAGTCTCTCAAAAAGCCAGCGGACGCGATCGCGGCCGTAAGAAGGGCAGAAATCGTGATGAAGCCACTCGATTTAGCAAAAAGAAGGAAACTTCCTCCAAAAAAGGGAAGAAAAAGGACAGCAGAAGCCGAAAAACTGCCGAAGCCTTCGAGAACGCCTTTAAGAAAAAGAAGAAAAGAAAGTAG